GCTGCCCGAGCTGCTGCCGATCCGCTACGGGCGGATGGCGGCGTCCCCGTTCGCCTTCCTGCGCGGCGCCGCCGCCGTGATGGCCGCCGACCTCGCCGCCGCCCCGAACTCCGGCCTCACCGTGCAGCTGTGCGGCGACGCCCACCTGCTCAACTTCGGCCTGTACGCCTCCCCGGAACGCACGCTGCTCTTCGACCTCAGCGACTTCGACGAGACGTACCCCGGCCCGTTCGAGTGGGACGTCAAACGGCTCGCCACCTCCGTCGCCGTGGCCGCCCGCGAGAACGGCCACCCGGATCCCGCGGTCGCCCGCGCGGCCCGCGAGTCGGCCGCCGCGTACCGCACCGCGATACGCCGGCTGGCCAGGCGCGGCGAGCTCGACGTCTGGTACACCCGCATCGAGGCCGAGCAGCTGCTGCCCCTGCTCCGCACCGGCCGACGGCACCACCGCGTCGAGGCCAGCCTCGGCCGCGCACGCCGCCGCACCAGCCTGCGCGCCTTCGGCAAGCTGACCGAGACCGTCGACGGGCACCGGCGCATCATCCACGACCCGCCGCTCCTGGAACGCGCGGGCACCTCCGACATGGCCGGCCTGCGCAAGACCTTCAGCGACTACCGCTCGACCCTCTCCGAGGAGCGCCGCCTGCTCCTGGACCGCTACCGCTTCGCCGACGCCGCCCGCAAGGT
The DNA window shown above is from Streptomyces chartreusis and carries:
- a CDS encoding DUF2252 domain-containing protein; the encoded protein is MTSPTTPADRFLRGKAARKRAPRSAHAAWIPSVDRPDPVVVLERQGRDRLPELLPIRYGRMAASPFAFLRGAAAVMAADLAAAPNSGLTVQLCGDAHLLNFGLYASPERTLLFDLSDFDETYPGPFEWDVKRLATSVAVAARENGHPDPAVARAARESAAAYRTAIRRLARRGELDVWYTRIEAEQLLPLLRTGRRHHRVEASLGRARRRTSLRAFGKLTETVDGHRRIIHDPPLLERAGTSDMAGLRKTFSDYRSTLSEERRLLLDRYRFADAARKVVGVGSVGLRCFIVLLVGRDAGDPLFLQIKEARQSVLEEHLPSGPYVHPGHRVVAGQRLLQAAGDIFLGWMSGPQGRAFYWRQLRDMKGTADVASMGPADLCTYARLCGTALARAHARSGDRIAIAGYLGGADTFDRAVADFALAYADQTTNDHTALGAAVEAGVVRAVPGA